In Luteipulveratus mongoliensis, the DNA window GCCACCCGGTCCTCGTCCGCGATCTCGACGACGCTCAGCCCGCGTTCGCGCAATATCGCGAGGTAGTCACGCTCGTGGCTGATGCCCTTGGAGAACACCAGCTTCAGCGCGTCGTCGGCTCCTTTGGGCCGCCGCTCACCGGACTCCTGCGCCATCCATTGGAGGTCCAGGGTCGTGATGTGCGGGCAGGCGACATGCTTGGTGAGGTCCGTGGGGCTGAGCACGATTCGCCCGTCGACGCGCTGCATGTCGCCACTGTGCCAGCGGGCACCGACACTGCGTGGATCAGCTGGCGACGACGACCTTGAACGCCAGCGGCGGCTGCCCCGGGGAAATGACTCGGCTGGCGGCGTCCTTCATGACCCAGCGGATATCGCACGTCCCGCTGTGGTCCGCGGCGACCACCTCGACCCGCACCTGAACCGCCTGGCCGGGCGCGACCGTCGGCACGTCGATCCGCTGCGCGGTCTCGCAGGCTGCCGCGCCACGGGCGACGTCAGTCCGCTCGAGCCGACGTGCCGTCCACGCGGACGTGCCGGTGTTGCGCACCTTCCAGACGGTGGTGAAGCGCTCCTTCGGGCTGACGCTGGAGCAGTCGGGCACGGACGGGTCAGCCTCGAGTGCAAAGCCATCCTGGCCCGCGGCGCTCGCCGTGAGGGTTCGTGCCAACGCGTTGCACGCAGTCCCGGCCGAGCTGCTGACCGTCGCGGCGGCCGGCAGCTGCTCGGGGACCTGCTCGATGCTCGTCGCGCCGGATCCGCCCATCTCAGCAGCGGCAGCAACCGGTGGCGCATCGAGCAGGAGTGGACGGACAAGAAGCAGTACGGCCATCGCGGCGGCCGCGGCCACGAGTGCGATGAGTGCCCAGCCGGCCGACTGCGAACCAACTCGACGCAGCACCGACGGGCGCGCGGAGTGGCCGGCAAGGGAGAGCTGAGCCGGAGCCGGGAGGTCGGCGACGTCGTACGCGGGAGTCTCGGTGGCCGTGTGCGTCACCTGGGTGTCGACGGGGTTCACCACGGGCAACGGACCACTGCCACGCGTGACCATGCGGTGCGCCCGCTCCCAGTCGGTCTTCCACCGGCGCGGATCCGACCCGCACGCGAGCACGAACTGCTCCGTGGTGATCCAGGTCGGCAACCGAGAACCGAGGGTCGCCTCGTGAAGCGTGGTGTGGGAGATGCAGCCCGAGCGACGCGCCATCTCTCTAAAGGATGGGGTTCCAGCGGTCTGACGTAGGTCGATCAATGCCTGAACAAACTGCCTGACGGCGGCCCGGCCTTCTTCGCGCTGCATAGCGCCAACTCCCTTGATCTGCCGCCGTTTCCGGCGGGATGGCGACTCCCTGTCCGAGCCGCACTCCGTCCGTCAGACGTCTGTAAGGCGGTGTCAGATCCCTCGGATCTTGGGCGATTTGGCGAGGGGGCTCCGTCAACGTTCATGCCACGCCGCATGAGCCGGGACAGGCCAGGCTCGACGCCACATCAGCGGCATGTGGACATCCCCCAGGAGGGCAGCTTCATGAACCGCACCATTGCTCGTCGTACAGCAGTCATCGCGCTCGGCGCCTCGCTCGCTGGTGGGGGCGCTCTTGCCGTCGCCTCGCAGAGCGACGCCGCACCGGGCAAGGTCCACACCGCCAGCTCCAGCCTCACGGTCCGCTCCGGACCCTCGGCGAGCGCCAAGGCTGTCGGCTCGCTCAAGAAGGGCGCCAAGGTCGACATCAAGTGCCAGATGTACGGCAGCACCGTCAAGGGCACCTACGGCACCTCCAACGTCTGGGACCGGATCGGCACCGGCCGCTACGTCTCCGACGCCTACATCTACACCGGCTCCGACGGCTTCGTCGCCCCCAAGTGCGGCGGCGGCAACACTCCTCCGCCCACGAGCAACGTGCACGGACGTAACAACGGTCCGGCCGGCCCCAAGAGCGGCAGCCGCTCGCAGAAGGTCGAGCGCGTCGTCAACGCGGCCCTGTCGCAGACCGGGAAGGGACTGTCCTACTCGTGGGGCGCGGGCGGCAAGGGCGGCCCGTCGTACGGCATCTCCTCACCCTCCCCGAGCGGCTACCACGACTACAACCGGTTCGGCTTCGACTGCTCCGGCCTGACGCTCTACTCCTACTGGAAGGGCATCGGCAAGGACATCGGTCCGGCCACGAGCTACCAGTACAACTCCGGCACGAAGGTCTCGATCAACAAGCGCCAGCGCGGCGACCTGATCATGTGGGGCTCGAGCGGCGGCGGCAGCACCTACCACGTCGCGCTCTACCTCGGGAACAACAAGATCGTCGAGGCCAGCTCGCCCCGCAGCAGCAAGAGCGTCCACGTCCGTTCCTGGAGCCCCAACGAGAGCGGCGTCATGAGCAGCGTCGTCCGCATCATCAAGTAACCACCTCCACCCCACACACGTACTGAGAAGGGAACGAGTCATGAAGAACACCAAGACGATTCGCCGGTCCGCTGCCGTTGGTCTCACGATGGCCCTCGCTGGTGGAGGTGCTCTTGCCGTCGCCTCGCAGAGCGACGCCGCACCGGGCAAGGTCCACACCGCCAGCTCCAGTCTCACCGTCCGCTCCGGCCCCTCGGCCGGCGCCAAGGCCGTCGGCTCGCTCAAGAAGGGCGCCAAGGTCGACATCAAGTGCCAGACCTACGGCACCACCGTCAAGGGCACCTACGGCACCTCCAACGTGTGGGACCGGATCGGCACCGGTCGCTACGTCTCCGACGCCTACATCTACACCGGCTCCGACGGCTTCGTCGCACCCAAGTGCGGCGGGACCAGCACGCCCAAGCCGCCGCCCTCGAGCAACAAGGGCCGCAAGTGGGGCAAGACCGCGTCGTACAACGGCGGCGCGAGCGGTCAGTGCACCTGGGGCGCCAAGGAGAAGTTCAAGAAGTACTCCGGCAAGTACCCGGCGATCTACGGCAACGCCAAGGACTGGTTCGGCTCGGCGAAGGCCAATGGAGGGACCACGACGTACACCCCGTCCGCCAACGCGATCGTCGTCTTCCAGCCCGGCGCTCAGGGCGCGAACCGCACGTACGGCCACGTCGCATGGGTCAACTCGGTCCAGAAGACCAGCCACGGCACCTACGTCCACATCACCGAGATGAACTGGAAGGGCAAGTACATCTACAACACGCGCACCGTGAAGGACGTCAGCGGGATGGGCTACATCCTCGCCCCGCACAAGTAGACACCTACACAAATTGACTGCAGTAGCACGCATGCGTGCTACTGCAGTCAATTTGTGCTGGACGAGCTACTTGCCTTTCAGCCGGTCGACGACGGGAGCCATGGCCTGCATGCCGGCCTGGTTGACCGTCACGTACGACACCCCGATCTCCTCGCGCCGCCGCTGCAGCTCTTCGACCATCTGGTCCGGTGACCCGCGCAGCAGCACCAGCGAGTCCTGCTCGATCAGGGTCTGCGCGTCGATGCCGATCGCGTTCTGCACCCAGCCGGGGACGTCGTCCCCCGCCGAGAACAGGTTCATCGAGATCTCGATGTCCTGAGCGCGATCGCCGGCCTTCTCCCGGAGGCCGTCAGCCACGCCACGAACCTCCTCGCGCGTCGCCAGCGGGCCGGCCCCGAGTGCGATGATGTCGGCGGTCTCGACAGCCAGGTCCATGGCCTTCGGGCCGTACGCCGCCACCATGACCGGAGTCCGTACGTCGCCGTCCAGCTCCCTCAGGTCCCGCACCGCCTGGCGCACCAGGTCACGGCGCTCAGCGGCCGAACCCCAAGGCATACCAAGCCTTTCGGTGAACTCCTTGGCCGCCGGTCGCCCGGTCCCGATACCGAGCATGAACCGGCCGTCCGTCAGCGCCGTCATCGAGTGCGCTTCCCAGGCGACCAGGTGCGGCGGTCGCATCGGCGCCGCCACCACGAAGGTGGCGACGTCGAGGTCGGCGACCCCCGCAGCCAGCGCCAGCGAAGGGAACGGTGACGGCAGCTGCAGCCCGTCAGGCATCAGCAGCGTGGAGTAACCGAGATCAGCGACCTGGCGAGCGAGCCCCGTCCACTGGTCGTTGTTCTGCGGCGTGGCGACGACACCGAAACGAAAAGCGTGAGCCATGGGCGATCATCTCCTCGCTCCCTGACGGTACGCCGCCGAGGTCAGCAGCGGGTCTTGCTGCCCTCCCGCGTCACCACACCGTTCTGAGTCGCGATCTGACCATGCCAGCATCCGTCGGACGCCCGGGTACTGAAGTCCTGACTCGACGTCCCTGTGGCCCGGCGCTCCTCGCGAGGCACGATGTAGTTCCAGGTGGCCCGGCCGGCGTACGCGTTGTCCCAGGAGGTCCACGCTCCACGGGACGGGCCGCGGGCGACGAGCTGGTTGCCGCGGTCGGTGACCTTGATGTCCGTCGTGATGTCCCCAGCCGTTGTGGTGTCGATCCGACCGGTCAGGTCATAGCCGAAGCTCCAGGGCGCGTAGGTCGCTGGGCCGCGGCCCGCTGCGGTTCGGACGAATCCGGTGTCGGTCATCGTGGTGCTCTGGCCGTCCGTCGTCTCACCGTCCGCCCAGTAGTGGTGAGTCTTCTGCGCCACCTCGCGGTGCACCGTCGTCGTCACCGGTCCGTGCGAGGTGTTCAGCGTGCCAGTGGTCGTCAGTCCGTGCCGGCCGTTCAGGTCTGCCGTGAAGTACGCCCCGTCCTGACCGGTCGTGTTGCTGACCGCAGGGGTGGTCTGCTGAGGTGCGCGCACGGTCCCCGTCACCCGCGTCGAGTGCTCGTCCTGCCAGCTGCGGAAGGCCACTGGGACGTCCCAGCCACCACCGGCAGCACCGTCGACCTTGATGCTGACCTGATGCGCCTTGCCGTCCGTCATGCTCGCGACGAACGGTGTGAGGTCGAGCTGAACTGGCTTGATATCAAACGCTCTTGGCGCCGGGAGGACGTACCAGAGGAACGGGTTGGACCAGCCGCCGGTGTAGATGTGCGGGTAGGGCGTCGCGATCCCCGCGAGCCGACCGTCCACGTAGACCTGCAGCTCGCGCCACGGCCCTTGATCGGTCTTGCACCAGTAGTCGTCGGGACTCTTGGTCGGCGCCGCGGTGTACCAGAACTCCTCGCAACCGCCACCCGAGCCGGTCGCATAGACGTCGGCGACCAGGCGCTCGGTGTTGGGCTTGATCGTCAACGTGCCGTGCGTGTCACCCGCTCCCCCGGTCGGGTCGGCCAGTGGCTGCACCTGCTCAGCGCCCTTCGCCGCCGGCCATCTCGCCGACGTGCCGTAGAACGTGAGGTCGACCGTGACATCGAGCACGCCGGTGTAGGTGTCATCGACGACGTTGCCGATCGACATCTGCACCTCCTGAGGGGAGCGCAGCAGCGTCGCGTAGTCCGTGACGTCGCGCTCGACGCTCCACTCGATGCCGTCGGCGGAGGGCTCGGGCGTGCTCGTCTTGAAGACCGGCACGCCGCCGACCTTGAGCCAGCCGAGGCGGTCGTACTGCCGGCCCTTCACGGCGCCGTGCATCGTGAGCACGACCTTGCTCCAGTCACCGGCGCACTGGGCCGGCGGCGTGAACGCACTGGTGTAGACGTTGAAGTCACGGAAGCCGTGATCGACGATCCGACTCGTGCAGCTCTTGGTGTTCGGCTTGGCGATCGGACGGTCCGCGGTGCGCGGGTTGTCGTGGTCGCTGCCGAAGTACGGCGGTACGTCCGCCGCGCCGCTCGTCGCCGCGGTGCCGGCCATGAGGGCCAACGCTCCCAGGGTCGCTGCCATCGTTCGTCGGACGCTCATCGCGGGACCACCTTCTCGCTCAGCAGGGTAAGACCGGAGGTCACGTTATCGATCACACGTCACCCACGGACCCAATTGAGCCAGTCAGGCGTCGGACAGCTCGCGCGTCACGTTGGCCCGGGCCTCGGCTTCCCAGTGCTCCTGGGCGTACGCCGTGGTGAACAGTGACGGCTGGTCGAGCAGCGCCTGCAAGACCGCGGCGCGCCCGGTGGCGAAGGCGTCGTCGGGCACGGCGGCGTACTCCGCCCGGACATCCTGCACGTAGGCGTCGTAGCGCTCCAGCCCCGAGGCGAGGATCGCCAGGTCGGCGTCGAAGAGCACGGCCGCGTTGACGTCGCCGGCCGTCGAGGCGTGAGTCGCGGTCCCGCGTACGAGGCGGGCCACCTCGGCGACAACACTCCAGGCCACGCCGGCCGACGTGAGCCAGACCTCCGCGCGCTGGGCCGAGAGCTCCTCGTTGCTCGCCCGCGCGGTCCAAGGCACCGCGACGTCGTAGACCACGTCGTGGAAGTACGCCGCCAGCACGATGGCTGGTCGGTCGATCCGCAGGTCCGGCGAGGCCGTACAGATCTCATCGATGCGGTCGAGCACCTCGGCCAGGTGCTGCACATCGTGGTAGTGCCGCCAGGGTTGTTCGTACGCCGCCACGAGGCGCTCCCCCAGCGTCACCTGATCGCGCAGCGGCCAGGCGTGCCGCGCCCGGTCGGAGGCCGCGGACATCGTCAGTCGCGGTAGGCGATCTGCGTCTTGAGCTGACCGTCCGCGACCGTGGCATCGACGGTCTCCAGGCGACGGTCACGTGGCTGGTTGACCAGCGGAGCGGCCGTCTCGTTGAGCGCCTGGACGAACTTCTTGCCCGACATCATCGGCTGCCCGTCAGACGTGAGCTGGACGCGCGTCACACGCTGCACGTCGTCGAACATCACTGTCGCCATGACCTGCTCGGGGTCACCACCGAGCCGCTCCACCTCGGCAGCGCACTCCCGTCCGAGCTGGTCGGCGAGCTCGAGCAGCGCGGAAGGGGCAAGCGGCTCACCGCCGGCCTCTGCGCGCGGCTCCTCTTTGTTCCTGTTCCAGATAGCCACGGCGACACCATAGGGACAAAGGGGCCGTGCGCGCAGGACACTCGCACCGCGGGTCTCACATCCACCACACCCGAAGGGACGTACGGCCGGGTCCGCTCTCGTGGCAGGCTCGACACCACGAGCCGGGAGGCGGTGAGCATGGCGGCAGCAGGAGCGCGTACGCGCCGCATTCTCGTGTGCGCGATCACCGCAGTCGTCGGCACGGTCCTGCTTGCTCTCTCGCTCGGCACCGCGCCGGGCGACTCACGGTTCTACGGACTCACGCTCGCCCTGGCCGCGACCTGGGGTCTGGGAGCTGCCCTCTCCGGGCCGCTTCCCCTGTGGCGGTCGCGGGCCGGCGACCGCCCGGGGCAGGCTGCGCGACCAGCCCTGGCCGGCGTACTGACAGGGCTGAGCCTGACGCTCGTGTCCACCATGGGCGCGCTCGTGCTGGCTCAGGTG includes these proteins:
- a CDS encoding HD domain-containing protein, producing the protein MSAASDRARHAWPLRDQVTLGERLVAAYEQPWRHYHDVQHLAEVLDRIDEICTASPDLRIDRPAIVLAAYFHDVVYDVAVPWTARASNEELSAQRAEVWLTSAGVAWSVVAEVARLVRGTATHASTAGDVNAAVLFDADLAILASGLERYDAYVQDVRAEYAAVPDDAFATGRAAVLQALLDQPSLFTTAYAQEHWEAEARANVTRELSDA
- a CDS encoding NBR1-Ig-like domain-containing protein → MARRSGCISHTTLHEATLGSRLPTWITTEQFVLACGSDPRRWKTDWERAHRMVTRGSGPLPVVNPVDTQVTHTATETPAYDVADLPAPAQLSLAGHSARPSVLRRVGSQSAGWALIALVAAAAAMAVLLLVRPLLLDAPPVAAAAEMGGSGATSIEQVPEQLPAAATVSSSAGTACNALARTLTASAAGQDGFALEADPSVPDCSSVSPKERFTTVWKVRNTGTSAWTARRLERTDVARGAAACETAQRIDVPTVAPGQAVQVRVEVVAADHSGTCDIRWVMKDAASRVISPGQPPLAFKVVVAS
- a CDS encoding peptide-N4-asparagine amidase, with amino-acid sequence MSVRRTMAATLGALALMAGTAATSGAADVPPYFGSDHDNPRTADRPIAKPNTKSCTSRIVDHGFRDFNVYTSAFTPPAQCAGDWSKVVLTMHGAVKGRQYDRLGWLKVGGVPVFKTSTPEPSADGIEWSVERDVTDYATLLRSPQEVQMSIGNVVDDTYTGVLDVTVDLTFYGTSARWPAAKGAEQVQPLADPTGGAGDTHGTLTIKPNTERLVADVYATGSGGGCEEFWYTAAPTKSPDDYWCKTDQGPWRELQVYVDGRLAGIATPYPHIYTGGWSNPFLWYVLPAPRAFDIKPVQLDLTPFVASMTDGKAHQVSIKVDGAAGGGWDVPVAFRSWQDEHSTRVTGTVRAPQQTTPAVSNTTGQDGAYFTADLNGRHGLTTTGTLNTSHGPVTTTVHREVAQKTHHYWADGETTDGQSTTMTDTGFVRTAAGRGPATYAPWSFGYDLTGRIDTTTAGDITTDIKVTDRGNQLVARGPSRGAWTSWDNAYAGRATWNYIVPREERRATGTSSQDFSTRASDGCWHGQIATQNGVVTREGSKTRC
- a CDS encoding NlpC/P60 family protein, which gives rise to MNRTIARRTAVIALGASLAGGGALAVASQSDAAPGKVHTASSSLTVRSGPSASAKAVGSLKKGAKVDIKCQMYGSTVKGTYGTSNVWDRIGTGRYVSDAYIYTGSDGFVAPKCGGGNTPPPTSNVHGRNNGPAGPKSGSRSQKVERVVNAALSQTGKGLSYSWGAGGKGGPSYGISSPSPSGYHDYNRFGFDCSGLTLYSYWKGIGKDIGPATSYQYNSGTKVSINKRQRGDLIMWGSSGGGSTYHVALYLGNNKIVEASSPRSSKSVHVRSWSPNESGVMSSVVRIIK
- a CDS encoding CHAP domain-containing protein — protein: MKNTKTIRRSAAVGLTMALAGGGALAVASQSDAAPGKVHTASSSLTVRSGPSAGAKAVGSLKKGAKVDIKCQTYGTTVKGTYGTSNVWDRIGTGRYVSDAYIYTGSDGFVAPKCGGTSTPKPPPSSNKGRKWGKTASYNGGASGQCTWGAKEKFKKYSGKYPAIYGNAKDWFGSAKANGGTTTYTPSANAIVVFQPGAQGANRTYGHVAWVNSVQKTSHGTYVHITEMNWKGKYIYNTRTVKDVSGMGYILAPHK
- a CDS encoding LLM class flavin-dependent oxidoreductase — translated: MAHAFRFGVVATPQNNDQWTGLARQVADLGYSTLLMPDGLQLPSPFPSLALAAGVADLDVATFVVAAPMRPPHLVAWEAHSMTALTDGRFMLGIGTGRPAAKEFTERLGMPWGSAAERRDLVRQAVRDLRELDGDVRTPVMVAAYGPKAMDLAVETADIIALGAGPLATREEVRGVADGLREKAGDRAQDIEISMNLFSAGDDVPGWVQNAIGIDAQTLIEQDSLVLLRGSPDQMVEELQRRREEIGVSYVTVNQAGMQAMAPVVDRLKGK